The Methyloprofundus sedimenti genome includes the window GTCCTGATCACTAAACTGCACTCCAATTCCGGCTGTTCGATAACCTTGTGCTCCTGCCGGAGTCAGCCAGATTACCTTGCCTGCTATTGGTAAACGCTCTGTCTCCTCCATTAAATTAAGCAACATAAAGACTTCCTGCCCCATTTTATAAGCACGATTTGTTGGAATAAATAAGCCTCCATTTTCAACAAACGACATATATGCGGTATAAAGTGCATGTTTTTCTTTAATAGCCAGGGATAAGATCCCTTGCCGTGCGGATGATTCAGCCATCTTAGTTATTTACTGTTACTTGAGACCAGGTAATAAGCAGCTCTTCAAATAAAAGCTGCTTATTAAGTTGCTTATTTATTCTATCAGTATCTTTTAATAGTAAGCTATAAAAATCAAATAATTTATTTAAGTCTAGTCGCTTTGCCAAAGTACGCAAGTGTTTTTCTACATCATCATTAAGTAACAGACTTTTGTCTACTTGAAAATGGCATTTGATTACATCTTCTGTCCAGCTTACAAGCCATTGCAATAACTGAGTGGCGGGGAGTTTTTGCCATTTTTCTGCTAACTGGACCGGGCAGGCCTTAGCTAACAAGATTTTTTGCCATTCTTCAAAACAGCTGTTACGTTGCTCAAGCATATTACCCTGCGCATACGCCAGAGCCTTAATTGGTGCACCTTGTGCTAAACGCAACAACAGCTTTTGCTGTTCGTTGATACCTTGCTCTTGCAGCCAAACTGCAGCACTGTCAAAATCAGGAGCCTGTAATAACAATTTTTGACAGCGGCTTAGAATAGTTGCTGGCAAGGCCTGTCTGTGCTCGGTTAGTAAAAGAAAGACTGTGCGTTCCGGCGGCTCTTCCAGACATTTAAGAAAAGCATTAGCAGAGTTGATATTCATGAGTTCTGCGGGGGTAATAATGACTACACGATAACTACTATACTGAGGCTTAAGTACCATCTCCCCCATCAACTGCCTGATTAAATCCACACCAATCGCTTTACCGGGTTCTTCAGGCTGCAATAACGTAAAATCAGGATGAGTTTTTGCAATAAACAATTTACAGCTTGCACAACGCCCGCAAAAAATCTTTTCCTGTTTATCTGAACAGATTAAATATTGCGCAAACTGCAAAGCCAACCGGTGCTTTCCCAAGCCACTAACGCCATTAATCAACAGTGCCTGAGGAATGCGCTGCTGTTCAACATAGGCAGCTAAATGCTGCCAATAAGACTGGTGCCAGGAATAAGTGATATCAGTCATGAATAAACGGACTTAAGATATTACTAATTTGACTTTGCACATTTTCTAGGCTTTGCGTGGCATCAATTATTTTTACCCGTTCCGGTTGCTGCTCGGCAATAGTTAAATAGGTCTGCCTCACTTTTTCAAAAAAAACCATTTTTTCTGATTCAAAGCGATCCAATTTGCCGCGGTGCGTTGCTCTCTGCATCCCCAGCTGAACAGGTGCATCCAGCAATAGGGTTAAATCAGGACGTAAATCACCCTGGACAAAGTTTTCTAACCATTGAATAACTGATAAAGCCATATTTCTGCCTCCCCCTTGATACGCATAAGTGGCATCTGTAAAACGATCGCATACCACCCAGACGCCCTGTTCTAAAGCGGGTTTGATTACATGCCTGATATGCTGTGCGCGTGCGGCAAACATCATCAGTAATTCTGTTTGTTCAGCAATTGATTCCTGACCTTTATCCAGTAATAGTTGTCTAATATTTTCGGCTAACTTTGTGCCGCCAGGCTCTCGAGTCTGCAAGACAGAAATATTCTTATCCTTAAGCAAGGATTGGATATAGATCATATT containing:
- the tmk gene encoding dTMP kinase encodes the protein MAGRFITLEGGEGVGKTSNMIYIQSLLKDKNISVLQTREPGGTKLAENIRQLLLDKGQESIAEQTELLMMFAARAQHIRHVIKPALEQGVWVVCDRFTDATYAYQGGGRNMALSVIQWLENFVQGDLRPDLTLLLDAPVQLGMQRATHRGKLDRFESEKMVFFEKVRQTYLTIAEQQPERVKIIDATQSLENVQSQISNILSPFIHD
- a CDS encoding DNA polymerase III subunit delta', encoding MTDITYSWHQSYWQHLAAYVEQQRIPQALLINGVSGLGKHRLALQFAQYLICSDKQEKIFCGRCASCKLFIAKTHPDFTLLQPEEPGKAIGVDLIRQLMGEMVLKPQYSSYRVVIITPAELMNINSANAFLKCLEEPPERTVFLLLTEHRQALPATILSRCQKLLLQAPDFDSAAVWLQEQGINEQQKLLLRLAQGAPIKALAYAQGNMLEQRNSCFEEWQKILLAKACPVQLAEKWQKLPATQLLQWLVSWTEDVIKCHFQVDKSLLLNDDVEKHLRTLAKRLDLNKLFDFYSLLLKDTDRINKQLNKQLLFEELLITWSQVTVNN
- a CDS encoding PilZ domain-containing protein produces the protein MAESSARQGILSLAIKEKHALYTAYMSFVENGGLFIPTNRAYKMGQEVFMLLNLMEETERLPIAGKVIWLTPAGAQGYRTAGIGVQFSDQDGGMARNKIETYLAGSLDSERSTHTM